A genomic region of Elaeis guineensis isolate ETL-2024a chromosome 9, EG11, whole genome shotgun sequence contains the following coding sequences:
- the LOC105042119 gene encoding uncharacterized protein has protein sequence MSPTLTTPHQLCSIFLCKSCSMEEDDERELQLLLPAPSSAHVPCKAPKSAVITDPADHPPLDLSLSMSVGPWRPPSNEEAKSNMRNAQALKQQTAEQIRLAAVEKAYAERVRELTRRELELAEKEFARARLVWERAREEVEKVERMKEMATRRINSTCMEITCQACQQRFRP, from the coding sequence ATGTCACCAACCCTCACAACTCCTCACCAACTTTGTTCAATATTCCTCTGCAAGTCTTGTTCCATGGAAGAAGATGATGAGAGAGAACTGCAGCTACTACTGCCTGCACCTTCCTCAGCTCATGTTCCCTGCAAGGCACCCAAGTCTGCAGTGATAACCGATCCTGCTGACCATCCACCACTTGACCTGAGCCTGTCGATGAGCGTTGGACCATGGAGGCCACCTTCAAATGAGGAAGCTAAGAGCAACATGAGAAATGCGCAAGCACTGAAGCAACAGACTGCAGAGCAGATCCGACTTGCCGCTGTAGAGAAGGCTTATGCCGAGCGAGTGAGGGAGCTGACAAGGAGGGAGCTGGAGCTGGCGGAGAAAGAGTTTGCACGAGCTAGGCTGGTGTGGGAGCGAGCCCGAGAAGAGGTGGAGAAGGTGGAGAGGATGAAAGAGATGGCCACCAGAAGGATCAATTCCACTTGCATGGAGATCACCTGCCAAGCTTGTCAGCAACGGTTTCGACCATAG